In a single window of the Acinetobacter tibetensis genome:
- a CDS encoding lipoprotein-releasing ABC transporter permease subunit: MFKPISLYIGLRYTRARRSNHFISFIALVSMIGLTLGVAVLITVLSVMNGFDRELKNRVLGMIPQATVSSTQILTDWPELAKKVEQHEHVKGVAPFTQLQGMITAHGQVSGLMVTGIEPKYEKKVSIIQDHMVEGNIDQLKKGEFGIVLGKQLTDALGLGLNDSVTLVLPEATPSPAGVVPRFKRFKIVGIFSIGAEVDSMMGYIALNDASTLLRLPDGAQGIRLKLDDIFAAPQVSNDIVRELPGNYYASDWTYTHGNLFSAIQMEKAMVSLLLFLIVLVAAFNIVSSLVMVVTDKKADIAILRTLGASPATITKIFMVQGTVIGVIGTVAGAVLGIILATGISGFIDWVNTTLGLHLFDAYFINYLPSYLRWQDVVVIVSLSLILSFLATIYPALRAAKIQPAEALRYE; the protein is encoded by the coding sequence ATGTTTAAACCAATCTCGCTGTACATCGGGCTAAGATATACTCGCGCACGGCGTAGCAACCACTTTATTTCTTTTATTGCTCTGGTTTCAATGATCGGTCTCACATTAGGTGTGGCTGTCCTCATTACAGTTTTATCTGTGATGAATGGGTTTGACCGAGAATTGAAAAACCGTGTACTAGGCATGATACCTCAAGCCACTGTTTCATCAACACAAATTTTAACAGATTGGCCCGAACTTGCAAAAAAAGTTGAACAGCATGAGCATGTTAAAGGTGTTGCACCCTTTACGCAGTTGCAGGGTATGATCACTGCCCATGGTCAGGTTTCTGGTCTTATGGTGACAGGTATTGAGCCAAAATACGAGAAAAAAGTCTCTATTATTCAAGACCACATGGTTGAAGGTAATATCGATCAATTAAAAAAAGGTGAGTTCGGTATCGTTTTAGGCAAGCAGTTAACGGATGCGTTGGGCTTAGGTTTGAATGATAGTGTTACCTTGGTCTTGCCAGAAGCGACACCTTCACCGGCAGGTGTGGTGCCACGCTTCAAGCGGTTTAAAATTGTCGGTATTTTTAGTATTGGTGCGGAAGTCGACTCCATGATGGGTTATATCGCACTAAATGATGCTTCAACGCTTCTTCGCCTACCCGATGGTGCACAAGGGATTCGCTTAAAGCTGGATGATATTTTTGCTGCCCCACAAGTGAGTAATGATATTGTACGTGAATTACCTGGTAACTATTACGCTTCTGATTGGACGTATACGCATGGTAATTTGTTCAGTGCGATTCAGATGGAAAAAGCAATGGTCAGCCTATTGTTGTTCCTGATTGTATTGGTTGCAGCATTTAATATTGTTTCTTCACTGGTGATGGTGGTGACTGATAAAAAGGCAGATATTGCAATTTTGCGAACTCTCGGCGCTTCACCTGCCACCATTACTAAGATTTTTATGGTGCAGGGGACCGTTATTGGGGTTATTGGTACTGTAGCTGGTGCAGTTTTGGGTATTATTCTTGCGACAGGAATCAGTGGTTTTATTGATTGGGTGAATACTACACTCGGTTTACATTTATTTGATGCCTATTTCATTAACTACTTACCATCCTATTTAAGATGGCAAGATGTGGTGGTTATTGTCAGCCTCTCTTTAATTTTGAGTTTCTTAGCGACGATTTACCCAGCGTTACGTGCTGCTAAAATTCAACCTGCGGAGGCTTTACGTTATGAGTAA
- a CDS encoding PilZ domain-containing protein has translation MENLQHQSASAERRVMSRIDAALRINYQIISDDVALNDPYDPNFVLPRYFLLLAELDQFDLALNYELEQLTEKDQQIARILSLFNQKLNLITGSLYDAIVQSMLPVPEHVNFSESGFSFHSDREIQEGTYIHVTLSHPENFFHIAATAQVVYSRDEGKGKYRTGAYFITLHPQDRVKLAECVSFEQSPD, from the coding sequence ATGGAAAATTTACAGCATCAAAGCGCCTCAGCGGAACGTCGCGTTATGTCACGTATCGATGCTGCCTTGCGAATTAATTATCAGATTATTTCTGATGACGTTGCTCTTAATGATCCTTACGATCCAAATTTTGTCTTGCCCCGCTATTTTCTACTACTCGCAGAATTAGATCAATTTGATCTGGCATTAAACTACGAATTAGAACAATTAACTGAAAAAGATCAACAAATTGCTCGAATATTATCCTTATTCAATCAAAAATTAAACCTGATTACAGGGTCTTTATACGATGCAATTGTACAGTCCATGTTACCTGTACCCGAACATGTCAATTTTTCAGAGAGCGGGTTTAGTTTCCATAGTGATCGTGAAATTCAGGAAGGTACTTATATCCATGTTACCTTAAGTCATCCAGAAAACTTCTTTCATATTGCTGCGACTGCGCAAGTGGTATATAGCCGTGATGAAGGGAAAGGAAAATACCGTACAGGCGCATATTTCATTACCCTACATCCGCAAGATCGGGTCAAACTGGCTGAATGTGTCAGCTTTGAACAATCTCCCGACTAG
- a CDS encoding DMT family transporter, protein MPSKANLASTYALLVFIWATTPLAIVWSVSDLHLMWALVLRFFIALPLALGLVYVLKVRLPFDRVSLQSYLAGAASFIGSQIFTYMATQYLSSGMIALMFGLAPIMAGLIGRFAFQQHLHRLQWMGMTISVSGLAIICFTGSQQHVHPIGILLMLMSVFIYALSMFWVKKVNAPINPIAQAAGSILISTIAAACLIPFIWQYAPTHMPQMKSVLALLYTVIMASLIAMFCYFKLVQNLQPTTISLTTVMTPILAMLIGAILNQEMLSFMVFVGAGILLFGLFIYFYRDLKASKELALKLKRSR, encoded by the coding sequence ATGCCATCCAAAGCCAATTTGGCGTCTACTTATGCATTATTGGTATTCATTTGGGCAACCACACCTTTAGCCATCGTTTGGAGTGTTTCTGATTTACATTTAATGTGGGCTTTGGTGTTGCGCTTTTTTATTGCATTGCCGTTGGCTTTGGGACTGGTTTATGTTCTTAAAGTTCGTCTGCCATTTGATCGCGTGAGCTTACAAAGCTATTTGGCAGGTGCCGCGAGTTTTATTGGTTCGCAAATTTTTACGTATATGGCGACCCAATATTTATCATCGGGGATGATTGCCTTAATGTTTGGCTTAGCTCCCATTATGGCAGGACTGATAGGTCGCTTTGCTTTTCAGCAGCATTTACATCGTCTGCAATGGATGGGCATGACCATTTCGGTGTCAGGTTTAGCGATTATTTGCTTTACAGGCAGCCAGCAGCATGTACATCCGATTGGCATTCTATTGATGCTGATGAGCGTATTTATTTATGCTTTATCGATGTTCTGGGTTAAAAAAGTTAATGCACCCATTAATCCAATTGCACAAGCAGCAGGATCGATTCTGATTTCAACTATTGCGGCAGCGTGTTTAATTCCTTTCATTTGGCAGTATGCACCCACCCATATGCCACAAATGAAATCGGTGTTGGCATTGTTGTATACCGTGATCATGGCATCCCTGATTGCAATGTTTTGTTATTTTAAATTGGTACAAAACTTACAACCGACCACAATTTCATTAACCACCGTCATGACGCCAATTTTGGCGATGTTGATTGGGGCAATACTGAATCAGGAAATGTTGTCATTCATGGTTTTTGTGGGGGCGGGCATTTTATTGTTCGGTTTATTTATCTATTTTTATCGAGATTTAAAAGCGAGCAAAGAACTCGCTCTTAAATTAAAGCGATCCAGATAG
- a CDS encoding YaiI/YqxD family protein, whose protein sequence is MPVLPFKLWVDADALPKILREVILRASDRYQLEVTFVANQNVGITPSVRINSIQVMSGADAADQEIVSRMQANDIVVTQDIPLAAQVIENGGIAIHPRGEIYTTANVKARLHLRDFMDTLRGAGVQTGGPPPISERDKREFSSSLDQTIQKQKRKTSV, encoded by the coding sequence ATGCCTGTGCTGCCTTTTAAACTTTGGGTTGATGCTGATGCATTACCAAAAATTTTACGTGAAGTCATTTTACGTGCTTCAGATCGCTATCAGTTAGAAGTGACCTTTGTCGCCAATCAAAACGTGGGAATTACGCCTTCTGTACGTATTAACTCCATACAAGTGATGAGTGGTGCAGATGCAGCCGATCAAGAAATTGTGTCGCGTATGCAAGCCAATGACATTGTGGTGACACAAGATATTCCTTTGGCGGCTCAGGTGATTGAGAACGGGGGAATTGCGATCCATCCTCGGGGTGAAATTTATACGACGGCCAATGTCAAAGCACGCTTACATTTACGTGATTTTATGGACACCTTGCGCGGGGCGGGCGTACAAACTGGTGGACCACCACCAATTTCAGAACGTGATAAACGCGAATTTTCGAGCAGTCTTGATCAAACTATTCAAAAGCAAAAGCGCAAAACTAGCGTTTAA